One Triticum dicoccoides isolate Atlit2015 ecotype Zavitan chromosome 5B, WEW_v2.0, whole genome shotgun sequence genomic window carries:
- the LOC119308625 gene encoding HSP-interacting protein-like, which yields MEEMPNEKKQSESGSINCAPSSSSSQDIPNSLVNKDEDLAIGVVTELKKEGTPIEQKEERASTVIDLKEEGTATQLKEEGASKEDEAAVDSKEEGAKTELEEKMMLSQKRDYEKAIELKGEGTKLFQKRDYEGAALEFDKAIKLLPKGHDDIAFLHCNIAACYMHMKPESYERAVDECNAALEASPKYTNALLKRARCFEALDRLDLACEDVQKVLSLEPNNVTALELYESLREEMETENLLENQVVSPVEPKAGFSKEKIQRKVSRRFRNNSIVEEVWLIHDDDEQENDEDGNEEECSEENHMENDLSNEGNDTREMPSRHNHDEDKRNTEKNQVKHGQHKLGADDEGQRLQHAPWDAEQMHHKETESQNKHEKPLKEIKVRSGQDQQVMHTKQNQVADMDVRQKQIEDVPTTSRSNQEIHTEMYERFINGNQARRSLQRHTSRGGDKQEKQTSVKLASPGGDEHQKQKRAYAADGETKTVKFVMGDDIRIALVPEDCSLRQAINVARCKYSPHLKAMLLKFQDIEGDLVTITSTEELRWVEDLKQGPARLYIKEVSPEREITKDIVMPNISTATLERKHSISECGSARHPAEDKSSSYADDWMVQFARLFKNHVGFDSDALVDLRDLGTRLCIEAMEDTITSEEAQEIFHAAEAKFQEMAALALFNWGNIHMSRAKKRLSLSEDASKESVLSQVKTAYELACAEYVKAGKKFEDTVDVKPDFYEGLIALGNQQFEQAKLSWRYGDACKVDMRTEVLELFNRAEDNMEKGMEMWEGIEYLRLKGLSKSKKEKILLDKLGLDGHQKDLTADEAFEQASNMRSQLNISWATILYERSVVEFQLGLASWEESLTEAIEKFKTGGASLADISVMIKNHCANEKTQEGLSFKIDEIVQAWNEMYDAKKLENGSSSFRLEPLFRRQPSKLHNVLEHIKYT from the exons CAATTCACTGGTGAATAAAGATGAAGACCTCGCTATTGGGGTGGTAACAGAGTTAAAGAAGGAGGGGACGCCCAttgaacagaaggaggaaagggcgTCAACGGTTATCGACTTGAAGGAGGAGGGTACAGCCACCCAACTGAAGGAGGAAGGGGCTTCCAAGGAGGATGAGGCAGCTGTTGACTCCAAGGAAGAGGGGGCGAAAACCGAATTGGAGGAAAAGATGATGTTATCCCAGAAGAGAGACTATGAGAAGGCTATCGAACTTAAGGGAGAGGGGACAAAGCTATTCCAGAAGCGGGATTATGAGGGGGCGGCCCTTGAGTTTGATAAGGCAATAAAGCTCTTGCCAAAGGGGCACGATGATATCGCCTTCCTCCACTGCAATATTGCTGCATGTTACATGCACATGAAACCTGAGAGTTATGAACGAGCTGTTGACGAGTGCAATGCAGCACTGGAAGCATCGCCGAAGTATACAAATGCATTGCTGAAAAGGGCACGATGCTTTGAAGCATTGGATAGGCTGGATCTGGCTTGTGAGGATGTGCAGAAGGTGCTGAGCTTGGAACCAAACAATGTCACTGCATTGGAACTCTACGAGAGCCTTAGGGAGGAGATGGAGACAGAAAATTTGTTGGAGAATCAGGTTGTGTCACCGGTAGAGCCTAAGGCCGGTTTTTCAAAAGAGAAGATCCAGAGGAAAGTATCTCGCAGATTTAGAAACAATTCCATAGTTGAGGAGGTGTGGTTGATTCACGATGACGATGAGCAAgagaatgatgaagatggcaacgAAGAAGAGTGCAGTGAAGAAAACCACATGGAGAATGATTTAAGCAATGAAGGAAATGATACCCGGGAGATGCCATCGAGACATAATCATGACGAGGATAAAAGAAACACGGAAAAGAACCAGGTGAAGCATGGTCAGCACAAACTAGGAGCAGATGATGAAGGCCAACGACTGCAGCATGCTCCGTGGGATGCGGAACAAATGCACCACAAAGAAACAGAGAGTCAAAATAAGCATGAAAAGCCCCTCAAAGAGATAAAGGTGAGAAGTGGTCAGGATCAGCAGGTAATGCATACAAAGCAGAATCAAGTCGCCGATATGGATGTGCGTCAAAAGCAAATTGAGGATGTACCAACCACTAGCCGTAGTAACCAAGAAATTCACACTGAGATGTATGAAAGGTTTATCAATGGCAACCAAGCAAGACGCTCCTTACAGCGGCATACTAGTCGTGGCGGGGATAAGCAGGAAAAGCAAACTTCAGTTAAACTAGCAAGTCCTGGGGGAGATGAGCACCAAAAACAGAAACGCGCATATGCTGCTGATGGAGAAACAAAGACTGTAAAGTTTGTTATGGGAGATGACATAAGGATTGCACTTGTTCCAGAAGACTGTAGTCTACGGCAAGCGATAAACGTAGCTCGCTGCAAGTACAGTCCGCACCTGAAGGCAATGCTTCTTAAGTTTCAGGACATAGAGGGTGACTTGGTGACCATTACATCAACTGAGGAACTAAGGTGGGTTGAGGATCTTAAGCAAGGACCCGCTCGACTGTACATAAAAGAAGTAAGTCCTGAGCGCGAGATCACCAAGGACATCGTCATGCCCAATATTTCTACGGCAACGCTGGAAAGAAAGCATAGCATCTCTGAGTGCGGAAGCGCTAGACACCCAGCAGAAGACAAGAGCTCATCATATGCTGATGACTGGATGGTGCAGTTCGCTCGTCTATTCAAGAACCATGTTGGTTTTGATTCTGATGCATTAGTGGATCTCCGTGACCTCGGTACGCGGCTGTGCATCGAGGCAATGGAAGACACCATCACAAGCGAAGAAGCCCAGGAGATATTTCATGCGGCAGAGGCAAAATTTCAGGAAATGGCAGCTTTAGCGTTGTTTAACTGGGgcaacatacacatgtctcgcgcaAAGAAACGACTATCTTTATCAGAGGATGCTTCAAAGGAGTCTGTACTTTCCCAGGTCAAAACCGCATACGAACTGGCATGCGCTGAATACGTCAAAGCTGGAAAGAAGTTTGAAGATACTGTGGATGTAAAGCCAGACTTTTATGAAGGCCTTATTGCGCTTGGAAATCAACAGTTTGAGCAAGCAAAGCTGTCTTGGCGTTATGGAGATGCTTGTAAGGTAGACATGCGAACTGAAGTACTAGAGCTATTCAATCGTGCTGAGGATAACATGGAAAAAGGAATGGAGATGTGGGAGGGGATAGAATACTTGCGACTAAAAGGGTTGTCTAAATCAAAAAAGGAGAAAATCCTACTGGATAAGTTGGGATTGGATGGGCACCAAAAAGATTTAACAGCAGATGAAGCGTTTGAGCAAGCTTCAAATATGCGATCACAGCTAAACATTTCATGGGCTACCATTCTTTATGAGCGATCAGTAGTAGAATTCCAGTTAGGTCTTGCTAGCTGGGAGGAGAGTCTCACCGAAGCAATTGAGAAATTTAAGACCGGTGGAGCTTCGCTGGCAGATATCAGTGTAATGATAAAGAACCATTGTGCGAATGAGAAAACTCAAGAAG GATTGAGCTTCAAGATTGATGAGATAGTTCAAGCATGGAACGAAATGTACGATGCTAAAAAGTTGGAAAATGGTAGTTCTTCTTTCCGTCTTGAACCTTTATTTCGAAGACAGCCTTCGAAGCTGCATAATGTACTAGAGCACATAAAGTACACATGA